The Candidatus Zixiibacteriota bacterium DNA segment GAAGTCTTCGTTATCAACAAAACCGCCTTGTTCTTCGGCCACGATCTGAGCCATCAGACCTATCAAACCGTTACCTCGTCCGGCCGAGCCGTCAAAATCCAGCGGGCCATCGACGACCGTGATAGACGAGAAAGCGCCCGGGTGGACAAGAGAGGCTCTGAAAGCGCCATAAGCACCTGTGCCGACGCCGCCGATTCCACGAAAGTCCGGATTCTCGCTTGGATATTCCCAGGTCTTACTGATGTAGTCCATCAGGGTATTGCCGATTAAGGCGTCGTTGTTTCCCGCAGCAAAGACCTTTGATCCGGCGTACATGTAACCGCCGAAGGCTTCAGTCGGATCGGAGGGTATGGTGGCGATATACATGGGCACAATCTCACCAGACGAAATCATCTGGTCAGCCAGGTCTTTCAGGCCATGTTCAAGATAGAAACTGGCGTCCTGGCCGTGCGGCGGCAGAAGTAACAGCAAAGGCAACTCTCTGGCGCCTGATCCGCCGTAGTGCACCGGGAACGACGCCCGCGGCATATACAGCATTATTTGAATGAGCTGAAACTGATTGCGAAGCTGCAGCAGTAGCTCGTCCACAAAGACGTGATTCTTGGGAGACATACCGCCGGTCGTGATGTCGGTTGTGGTGATCAGAGATTCCCGGTCGGAGCAACCTCCAACCAAAGCTAAGACCAATATCACTGTAGACAATATTATGAGTATAGTCTTTCTTGCCATCACTGATCTCCTCAAAAGCGATAATTAAATGCAAACACTGTTTGGTACGTTGCGCCCTCGAAATCACCCGCGAAGTTTTCCGGATGACCGTTGCCGTCGGCATCTTCTAAGTCAGCCACGCTGGCTGAGGGGTGGCGGGTATAGCTGGTGGAAACGCCCAGGTCCCAGCGATCCAGATGCAACTGCGCTCCGGTGCTGAAAGTCAACTTGGTTCCCAGATCAAAAAACAGTGGGTGGAATTTTTCTTCTTTACGCGCCGGTGACTGATCGTAAGAAAAGCCGCCCATAATGGTGAAATTGTCGGAGTAATCGAAGGCGGCGCCGGCCATCAATTCGACGGTATTTGACCAATCCACGGTATTGGATATGTCAGCCGTGAAGAACTCTCTCATGTCGGTGGCGGTATCGGCCGCTCCGGTGAGACCCCGGTGATTGCTGTATTCGAAATTGAACCCGTCAAACTGCGACCAGAACGTGTATTCGGCATCGAAGGAGACCAGGAGCCTCTCCGAGGCCTGGTAAGCCATACCCAGACCGACCGTCGGCGGCAGTTTCAGCTTGGCTTCGTAATGAGCCGAGTCGACAACTTTACTGCCGGCCGTCAACAGGTGTTCAACCGTGCCTTGATGCTCGACCGGGTTGTTAAGTTTGGGCATGTAGAATTCCAAGGCACTCTCACCTTTGGCCGTAACGGTAAAGGGCACCGCCACCGATGCGCCCAGTGTGAGGTTTTCGCCGTGCTTAAGTTTGGCGCCCAGGTTGAACCCAAGGCCCCATCCGCTACCGTCGTTGGAAGCCCATTGGGTGACCTTATTACGCGGATAGAAAGCCGGCTCCCACTCCGAATCACGGGCCAGGTAAGGGTTGTTTCGGAAGATTATTTCGGTGTACAGCAAGTCTACCCTGAGCAGTTGCAAGCCCACACCCAATGAGAGCTTATCGGCAATGTGCTCGCGGGCCGCCGTCACCTGAAAGGCAACTACGTCAAAATTGTTCTGGAACTGGTTTTTGGGAAAGGTCAATGAGTCGTTGTAAGTACTCACCGGCCGGTAAAGGTCCCACATGACATTATAGTCAAACGGCTGGTAAGCCGAGATTCCGAAAACGGACTCACCAAAAAACGGCATGCGAACAGCAAAGCCGGCCGAGGGATTATTCAGTATCTCGTCGAAATTGTAACCGGGTTGCCCGTTGAAAATACCGGACTCATACTGACCACCCCAGAGATAGTTGGGAGTAATCTCATTGCGATACTGGAACAGGGCCAGATTGGCGCCCATTTGATTGTCCAATAGGTCGGCATAGCCTGCCGGATTGTAGTATGCGGCAGTCCAGTCGTCGGCCACGGCTCTGAAGGCGCCACCCATGGCGGTGGCTTTGACACCCACGCCGTTGGCCTCAAATCCGCTCGCCATGATACCCGGAGCCAGCAGCAACAGTGCCAAGAGTCCCGCTGCCGTAAACCTAACTATCCCCATTCTTTTCTCCATACGATTTATAGACCAAAACTTCATATTTCCCATCCGTGTCCTCATACCTATGTTGCAACCGCATCGGCGGTAATTCGCCTAACCGCCGCCGGTCAATACGTGCTGTAAAGGGCAAAAGCGAAGGTCGCCGATAGCCTGGGTACAGCAACTTGCAAACTTACAAAATGCCATCTGTATTGTCAAGGGCCGCACCCGCTTTTTTAGGCCGTCCGCCCGCTGTCTGAGCGGGCTTGCCAAAGCCACGTCGGCGCCACATTTAGAGACGTAAGCCGACTGGTGAGCGTCTAATGAAAACCGCCCATATTTGGCGAGGTTCTGAGGGCTTCGGTGGGTCCGAACCATGAGATCGCGGCAGATGTGGACATCTGCCGGTCACGGAAAGAAAGAGCCCCTGCTATCCGTCATTCCTGCGAGCGCAGGAATCCAGACTTTGATCTTGTGGGGCGGAGGCTTTCTAGTGGTTGCACAATCGGTAGGCGGCAGAACCAGAAGCGGCTCGTCCCTACATCGGTTCTCGGTGGGGCGTCGGCCGGTCGACCGGCACCCCACGCAGGTTTGGTAACGTTACTTACACCGTCATACTACAAGGTGGTTGCTGAGGAGAGGTGCCCCGTCAACAGGGACCGTCCCAAAAGCATTCCCACTGACCGCCACCGACGGGACAGCAGACCCAATACCAACCGTTAATGCAGGTTGCGATGCACTTCGGTGCGGCCTCGACCGTTGGCGTCAGAGTCGATACTGCAACCCCGAGCACCAGGGCAACGATAAAGACCAATGCTAACAGTTTCTTCATCCGATTTCACCTCCTTTGTGTGGTTGAGATTAACCTCCTACTCCTGCGGACACAATGCGTCCATCCCGGGACATCCGTCTTCTCTCCGTTCTATCATTCGGCCAACTGAAAGGTATCCTCGTGTTTACCGGCATAACCAAAAACCCACCCTTCCAAGCCGCCGAGGCTTCACGGGTAACCATCGCCAACGGTTTGCGCCACAACTCGTGCTGCTAAGCCGGTCCCGAATGTTGATTTTGAGTTGTCCTAATACTCCGCCATTAGCGTATCGAATTCCAGAAAGCGTGTCAAGCGAAAAGACGACTTTTTTGTCGGTGCTTGGTCCCATGCTACGCCGTTCATGATGCCACTGCGCTCAATATGACGTGGTGAGTGTCGTCCAATTCGGAAGATGGACCCCGGCCTTCGCCGGGGTGACAGACAAAGACCGCGCGGTTCGGCTGTGCTCATGCTTCGGCTGTGCTCATGCTGCGACTGCGCTCAGTATGACGTAGAGTGGCGCCGAAATTTAGAGCGGCCCCTGAATCTTGTGTGAAAGAAGATCAGTCGGTGACCGGTTGGGTCAGGGCGTACTTCTCGATGCGGCGGCGAACAGTGGCTTCGCTGACGCCCAACAGAAGCGCTGCTTCGCGGCGGTTCCAGTCGCACGATTCGAGCGCCTTGAGAGTGCGCTCGCGTTCGGACCCGGATTGTTTGGCCAGGGCGATCATGCGGTCGATGTCGTTTTTACCAACGGTGACAAGTTGTTTCACCCGCGCCTGCAACTCGCGCACGTTGCCCGGATACTCCTGAAGAGCCAGCACTGCGGCAAAATGATCGGCGCCGTCGCCGTTCGCGGTGAAACCGGCTTCTTTGAGGAAGTGCTGCACCAACGGTGCGATATCTTCGGTGCGGGCCGACAGAGGCGGCAGGGTCAGCGGTATCTCGTTGAGACGATGGTATAGATCGACCCGGAAATGTCCGTCGTGCATGCGCGCTTTGAGGTCGTGGTTGGTGGCGGCGATCAGACGGAAGTTGACTTTTTTGGACTTGTTGCTGCCAAGTTTGCGCACCTCGCGGGTCTCCAGCACTTCGAGTAGCTTGGCCTGAAACTCCGGGGTGGCGTCGGCGATTTCGTTCAGGTAGAAAGTCCCTTTGTCGGCCAGTTCGAGCAGTCCTTTGCGCTCTGCCTCGGCTGAGGTGAAGGCTCCTTTGGTGTGGCCGAACAGTTCCGCCTCGATCATCGGGTTGGGAATGGCGGCGGCGTTGACGGTGACAAACTCACCTTTGCGACCGGAACAGAAGTGCAGGTAGCGTGCCAACAAATCTTTGCCGGTGCCCGTATCGCCGGTGAGGAATACGGTCATCTCCGACTGGGCCACGTGCTCGGCCAAGTCGAGCAGTTTTTTCATGTCGTCGTTGACGGTGATGATGTTCGGGCAACCGTCGGATGTTTTGTCGACGTTGACAGGTGACGGTTGTCGGCTGAGTTGCGTTTCGACCTTTGCGATAAACGGCGTGATCCCCTCTGCCTCGAAATATTCTCGTGCCATGTACAGCATAGCCGTCCGCTCACTCTTGCTGTAGAGCCCGGACGCGGCGGCCAGGTAGCGGGCGACGGCCAACTCATAGCGGGTGCCGATCAAGTTGAACAGATCGATCGCTTTATCGAACCACTCGCGCGCCTGGGCCTCCTCGCTACGGTGCTGCGCCACCTGGGCGAAGATGCGCCAACAGGCTGCTATCTCGACACGCTCGTTGATTTTTTCTGCAACTACCAGGGCTTCGGATGCAAACTTCTCGGCCAGGTCGTACTTTTCAGTGGCGATATAGAGGTCGCCGAACAGTCGTTTGTTCTGTGAAATCAGGGCCGACTCCGGGGCGATAGTGAGCGACAGTTCCAGACCTTCTTTGAGCGCCTTTTCGGCGGCAGCGTATTTGCCATCGAGGATATTGATCCAACCAAGGTTCTCGAAGTAAATAGCTTTTTCACGCGGATACTTATCGAGGTACGGCTTACATTTGGCGATCCGCCTGCGGGCTTCTTTGATGTCACCTTTGAGGGCGTAGGGGATAGCGGAGTTGTAGAAGAAGACGACAGCAAGCTTCTCCTCTGAAGCTGAGACTGAGGGTCCATACTCTGAAAAAACAGAGAGCGATTCTGTAAGTCTTCCAGAACTCCACAACACACCCGCCAAATTGATTGCAAACCTCGTTTGATGAAGATTGTCCCCAATTTCTTCATAAATCCTTATGGCATTTTCTAGGTTTTCAACGGCTGATTGAGTATTCCCGGTCTGTAATGAGCCATAGGCCAAACGATTAAGCACCAAACCTGCCTTATGTTTCTTCCCGCACCTCAGATAATTCGCGTATGCTTCAAGCAAGACCTGCTTTGCATCAGCGTGCATCCCTTGAAGCGATAGGAGCCAACCTTTCGCATACTTGGCTCTGGCAAACATCTCAGTTTCAACCGAGTGCCGGAATATCTCCACCGCTTCATCAATGAATCTCTCGTCATAAGTGCCTAAGTAGGCGTTTGCCTCGGTCAGGAGGATACAGTAGAATCCATAGTCTCGGCTCGAGAGCAAAGACGCATCCAAGGCTTCCAGTGAACTCAGAGCTGAGGCGTATTCACTATTGCGGAGCAGTTGTTCTGTCGTGGTCAAGACTTTGGCGGTCATTTCCATTACCCTGATCTGGCGTAACCGATGAATCCATCAACTCCAAGAACCAAAGGAAAAGTGTGGGAGCAGTGTACCTGATGTCAAAACAACCAAACTTGTTCTTACTCGGGCTGGAGGATTTGGTTTGGCCATCGACCCACCCTATATCATCCATCTCCGGCCTGACGATAACCTGGTCTCTTTCTGGAAAGACCTTATCGGGGGCCCATTGCGTGGCTGTCACTGTGGGCGCGAATATCGCCACACAAAAGACAGCCAAAAGCAGAAGGACGACAGCCCTGCGTTTTCCCGAACCTCTGGTATTGCTCATACCGTTTATCATAGCTTTTACCTCCTGAAAACCGGATTACGGTCTATACTATAAGTAGTCGACCGACGGGTCAATCCGATTTACAGGTGTTGCTAGTTCATTTATTTCCGTTCAATTGTCGATACCACCGGTGGCGCACCTTCCGATCCCACAGCAAGCTGTGGGCCACCCGTTCAGGGGTCTCGACCTGCATATAATTGTGCCTTTACTCCATTAGCCACTTGAATCGTATGTTGATGTTTCCCTGCATACGCAAAGACCCAACCTCTCAAAGCCGTCGAGGGTCCACGGGTAACCACAAGCGACGGACACGATACAACTCGTCCTGCGATGCCTGACCCAAATGTTGCTCTCGAGTTGTCCTAACTTTACACCAAATGATAGGTAAAGCTTGAAATTGTGTCAAGGGATAAAACAGGTTTTCTTTAGTTCATACTTCGACTCCGCTCAGTATGAGGTGGTGTGTGCGTGGTCCTCTTCTTGTCATGCCGGACCTTGATCCGGCATCCATCCGGAGATGGCGGGTTCGAAGACGGACCCGCCCTACTAGATGCTTACATCACCCCGCCTGCGACGCTATAATGGCTGTCTGCGACGCATTTACCCCGAATGCGTCGCAAAACGATCCCTTTTCGACGCTAAAAGGGCTAACTGCGTCGCTTTTTGGTCGTGCTGCGACGCTGGGCGGTTTGCGGATAAGTCGAGCGACCGACCCGGGAAATTGTTCCCGGTCGCATTCGACTCGCATCGCATTGTAAGCCAGTCGGATGCAAGAAAGATAGCTATCTTACAAGGCGTTTGGCACGATTGTTGTATAGCATACCAGTGGACAGCGGAAGGTTCCCAACCTCTCTGCCGCAAGAGCGCGGAGTTGCCAATAGCCGGGTGTGGGTGTTGGGTTTCACACGGGTCAAGACGCCCACCCCCCACCCGGCAAAAAGAAAAGGGGTCAGAATATGAAAGAGTGAAAGGACGCCAATGAGCGAGGCGACATACGACAATGTTTTATTTGAATTCACTCTGGAAAAAGGGGTAAGCTATGTACAAGAAGACTTTTCAAGAACTGTTTATGGTGTTCATGGTGGTAGCCATGCTGAACGGCACAATGGGCTGTGATCTGACCGACTTCTCTTCGCAGCAGGAGCTGGATGAGAACGTCTCCGTTCGTCTGACGGCGAATAGTATCGCTCATGAGACACTGCTGGATGAGACCGAGGCGAAGGCGCACGTATTACAGAGTTGTATGGCCAATCAGGATGTCGCATGGGGTCATTCGTGGCTTCAGTCACAGGGATACGCCTTCGTCGATACCAATTCGTTGGTGCTGATTGAGATGGAGTACCGAACCGATCCGCCGATTCAGGATGACGAAATCACACGACCGGGCCTCTCAAAACAGGGTCCTGAACCGGGTCATACGCCGATCTTGATTCGTGCCGATACGATGGTTTGGCAGGCGTTTGAGAATCCGACGCATGATTCGGCCAATCATACCGCGTTATTGACCTATTGGCGGAACGGCGGCGAGCCACAGACAATATTCTTTGAGTTGGATATATCGGACAACCCGCCCGTAGTATTACGCGAAGGGCATGTTAGCTCCGAACAGTTCATCGCAGGTGATGTCGGGATAGTGGATTGGTGGGGATGTGTGGTGGGCGGCCTTGCCGCAGCCGGCACACTTTGTCTATTCACCAATTGCGGGTGGGGGCACTGTGTAGTCGCCGGCGCTGGGGCAGCAGTAGTAGGCTGCACAGCGCAAGCCATCTGGAATTGGTAAAGGAGGTACTGAATTGAGTGATTTCTTGTCCGGTAGATACCTTTTGTCCATGCTCGGTGTCCTCATCGGCGTGTTGGTGGCAGAAACTTGTGCTAACAGATTGGCGATGCCGATCCTTGGTTGGTTTATCGGCGGGTGTGTAATTGGGACCTCATTACACATCCGCTTTCCGGTCAAGAAAAGCGAGTGGTATCTCGCTAAGGCGATCGGAGCAGTGATACTGACCGGAATTGTGGCCAGCGCCGCTTACTATATCGCGGGTCGACTCCTGTAAGAGCGAGACCAAATCTAGGCCGGTTCGGTATGATCTGGCCACGGCGGGTCAGGATCTGCGGAGCGATTGCAGCCCCATGCAAGAAGGAAAGCTATCTCCGCCGGAGATTCACAGCTGTTGGTAACTCATTTAGTTTCGTTCAAATGTCGAAACCTGCCTGCGGCAGCCCTTCGGGCCAGGGGTATCGACCTACGCTTGCTTCGACTGCGCTCAGGGTGACGGTGAATGAGATTGCCGCGTCACCCGCTTGCAGCGGATTCCCCGCAATGACAAGTTCCGGCGGACTTGTTGGTGAAGATCGGATGCCGGATCATGTCCTGCATGACAAACGAAACGCCTACTGGCGTACGCGGTACATACGTTTGATGGGAAGGGAGTAGCGGATACCACTGCCGTCGTCGAGCTCAAAAGTGACGGAATGCTCAAACCCGGTAGGAATGGCCTCATCTTTGACAATAACGCCGCCCCAAACGGAGTCCATTGCCGGCACCATCTCAGGCATTTTTATGTCAAAGACCTGATCGGCGTAGTCGATAACTTTGATTCGATAATCGACTGAGTCCTTGTTGTGAATCCAGAATCTCGCCCGACGCCTTACTTCCGGCTTAAACTGCGAGACATCAAGACGCGAGGGACTGAGATGGATAGGCATGATCGTATCAGGCTCGGGCAGGAGTTCGGACTGGAACCTGATATAGTACTTGGCTTCTGAGATATTGGTTTCGATATAAGCGCTCTTGTTCACGATTCCCCTAAACGACTTGGTGGAGAAAAACAACTCCAGAGTGGTTTTTTCCCCGGGGGCCAATACAGAATCGGCCAGTGGCGCCTTGGTGCAGCCACAGCCTGGAACTACTTTGTTGATCACCAGAGTATCATCACCGGTAGACGCAATGGTAAAGCGATGACTTAGCACGGCGTGCTGCGCGGCACGCCCAAAATTGAAACTGTCTTCGGCGATTTCGATATCCGCACCC contains these protein-coding regions:
- a CDS encoding outer membrane protein transport protein, with product MGIVRFTAAGLLALLLLAPGIMASGFEANGVGVKATAMGGAFRAVADDWTAAYYNPAGYADLLDNQMGANLALFQYRNEITPNYLWGGQYESGIFNGQPGYNFDEILNNPSAGFAVRMPFFGESVFGISAYQPFDYNVMWDLYRPVSTYNDSLTFPKNQFQNNFDVVAFQVTAAREHIADKLSLGVGLQLLRVDLLYTEIIFRNNPYLARDSEWEPAFYPRNKVTQWASNDGSGWGLGFNLGAKLKHGENLTLGASVAVPFTVTAKGESALEFYMPKLNNPVEHQGTVEHLLTAGSKVVDSAHYEAKLKLPPTVGLGMAYQASERLLVSFDAEYTFWSQFDGFNFEYSNHRGLTGAADTATDMREFFTADISNTVDWSNTVELMAGAAFDYSDNFTIMGGFSYDQSPARKEEKFHPLFFDLGTKLTFSTGAQLHLDRWDLGVSTSYTRHPSASVADLEDADGNGHPENFAGDFEGATYQTVFAFNYRF
- a CDS encoding sigma 54-interacting transcriptional regulator translates to MTAKVLTTTEQLLRNSEYASALSSLEALDASLLSSRDYGFYCILLTEANAYLGTYDERFIDEAVEIFRHSVETEMFARAKYAKGWLLSLQGMHADAKQVLLEAYANYLRCGKKHKAGLVLNRLAYGSLQTGNTQSAVENLENAIRIYEEIGDNLHQTRFAINLAGVLWSSGRLTESLSVFSEYGPSVSASEEKLAVVFFYNSAIPYALKGDIKEARRRIAKCKPYLDKYPREKAIYFENLGWINILDGKYAAAEKALKEGLELSLTIAPESALISQNKRLFGDLYIATEKYDLAEKFASEALVVAEKINERVEIAACWRIFAQVAQHRSEEAQAREWFDKAIDLFNLIGTRYELAVARYLAAASGLYSKSERTAMLYMAREYFEAEGITPFIAKVETQLSRQPSPVNVDKTSDGCPNIITVNDDMKKLLDLAEHVAQSEMTVFLTGDTGTGKDLLARYLHFCSGRKGEFVTVNAAAIPNPMIEAELFGHTKGAFTSAEAERKGLLELADKGTFYLNEIADATPEFQAKLLEVLETREVRKLGSNKSKKVNFRLIAATNHDLKARMHDGHFRVDLYHRLNEIPLTLPPLSARTEDIAPLVQHFLKEAGFTANGDGADHFAAVLALQEYPGNVRELQARVKQLVTVGKNDIDRMIALAKQSGSERERTLKALESCDWNRREAALLLGVSEATVRRRIEKYALTQPVTD
- a CDS encoding DUF1573 domain-containing protein; this translates as MIKVLLLSILGLTVLFTTVEAGADIEIAEDSFNFGRAAQHAVLSHRFTIASTGDDTLVINKVVPGCGCTKAPLADSVLAPGEKTTLELFFSTKSFRGIVNKSAYIETNISEAKYYIRFQSELLPEPDTIMPIHLSPSRLDVSQFKPEVRRRARFWIHNKDSVDYRIKVIDYADQVFDIKMPEMVPAMDSVWGGVIVKDEAIPTGFEHSVTFELDDGSGIRYSLPIKRMYRVRQ